In Acidovorax sp. GBBC 1281, a single window of DNA contains:
- a CDS encoding response regulator yields MDEPVVLLVEDDALVSRFVGMVLDDLPVRLQVCSSVEQALQFLAEHRVQLVITDLMMPGESGMGLIQRMAADRSLAVDAKVVVFSAGLNTKVREQLASMNIWRTLAKPASVGDLQGCVRDALQLAGQSPPSAPPAPAALAVEGLAEHETLAVATHFANNRRLFESYRERCFLQFPKDRAEGDRAAAVADLAALRRLAHNLRTVLLTLGRSEGHQVASRLEEAACAEDVPASVAGWKALRDHLSA; encoded by the coding sequence ATGGATGAACCCGTCGTCCTCCTGGTGGAAGACGATGCCCTGGTGTCCCGCTTCGTCGGCATGGTGCTCGACGACCTGCCGGTGCGGCTGCAGGTCTGCAGCAGCGTGGAGCAGGCGCTGCAGTTCCTGGCGGAGCACCGTGTCCAGCTGGTGATCACCGATCTGATGATGCCCGGGGAATCCGGCATGGGGCTGATCCAGCGCATGGCCGCCGACCGTTCCCTCGCCGTGGACGCCAAGGTCGTGGTGTTCAGCGCAGGATTGAACACCAAGGTGCGCGAGCAACTGGCGTCGATGAACATCTGGCGTACGCTGGCCAAACCGGCTTCGGTGGGCGATCTGCAAGGCTGCGTGCGGGATGCCCTGCAACTGGCCGGCCAAAGTCCTCCCTCTGCGCCGCCCGCGCCTGCCGCCCTGGCGGTGGAGGGCCTGGCGGAGCACGAAACCCTCGCGGTGGCCACGCACTTCGCCAACAACCGCCGCCTGTTCGAGAGCTATCGCGAGCGCTGCTTCTTGCAATTCCCCAAGGATCGCGCTGAGGGGGACCGGGCCGCCGCCGTGGCCGACCTGGCCGCGCTGCGCCGGCTGGCGCACAACCTGCGCACCGTACTGCTCACGTTGGGCCGCAGCGAAGGCCACCAAGTGGCCAGCCGCCTCGAAGAGGCCGCCTGCGCCGAAGACGTGCCTGCCTCAGTGGCCGGCTGGAAAGCCCTGCGAGATCATCTGAGCGCTTGA
- a CDS encoding isopenicillin N synthase family dioxygenase: protein MGGMGAETSAREIRRIDLSDFEHRKAEIAEQLWSASVEIGFFQVTGHGIPVQDIRNAFARAQAFFDLPRETKAQWPLARNAGWEHKAQVRPSTRTPDQKESYQVTRPRMAGLWPSEAELPGFQEATLRFEAQCWHVGMQLLSCFADRLGFDPDFFTRAHDPSSAAYQSTLRMLHYFAVDPALKDELGLWRAGAHTDFDCLTLLFQRPGQGGLQVLPGKEMESRQWTSVEPAEGVITCNIGDMLTRWSDDQLPSNFHRVRNPLPHEYQGARYSLAFFCQANEDAVVEGPGRKYPPITAGDYLRQRITANFAKY from the coding sequence ATGGGCGGCATGGGCGCGGAAACCAGCGCCCGCGAAATCCGGCGCATCGACCTGTCCGACTTCGAACACCGCAAGGCCGAGATCGCCGAGCAGTTGTGGAGCGCCTCGGTCGAGATCGGCTTCTTCCAGGTCACCGGCCACGGCATTCCGGTGCAGGACATCCGAAACGCGTTCGCGCGCGCCCAGGCGTTCTTCGACCTGCCGCGCGAGACCAAGGCGCAGTGGCCGCTGGCGCGCAACGCCGGCTGGGAGCACAAGGCGCAGGTGCGCCCGTCCACGCGCACGCCGGACCAGAAGGAGTCCTACCAGGTCACCCGGCCGCGCATGGCGGGCCTGTGGCCCAGCGAGGCCGAGCTGCCGGGGTTCCAGGAAGCCACCTTGCGCTTCGAGGCGCAGTGCTGGCACGTGGGCATGCAACTGCTGTCGTGCTTCGCGGACCGGCTGGGGTTCGATCCGGACTTCTTCACCCGCGCGCACGACCCGTCGAGCGCGGCCTACCAGAGCACCCTGCGCATGCTCCACTACTTCGCCGTGGACCCGGCGCTCAAGGACGAACTGGGCCTGTGGCGCGCGGGCGCGCACACGGATTTCGACTGCCTCACGCTGCTGTTCCAGCGCCCGGGCCAGGGCGGGCTGCAGGTGCTGCCCGGCAAGGAGATGGAGAGCCGCCAGTGGACCAGCGTGGAGCCGGCCGAAGGCGTCATCACCTGCAACATCGGCGACATGCTGACCCGCTGGAGCGACGATCAGTTGCCCAGCAACTTCCACCGCGTGCGCAATCCGCTGCCGCACGAATACCAGGGTGCGCGCTACAGCCTGGCGTTCTTCTGCCAGGCGAACGAGGATGCCGTGGTGGAAGGCCCGGGCCGCAAGTACCCGCCGATCACCGCGGGCGACTACCTGCGCCAGCGCATCACGGCGAATTTCGCGAAGTACTGA
- a CDS encoding sensor histidine kinase, translated as MTMKRRAPSPPSLAAEPALRFRGLPASGLVLAAGVAAALLAAAAMALLAVNDMRATMTASQVQAQLLARIIEDQAARTFDAGDMALGVLAHSQALTDAPTSTQAMEVAMRQVLAGLPFMRGVAVVDTKGLVVASTVTGEAGTFIDVTGLGPWVEEERQRIGPLVPGRSLGSLRRTTPPDVAPAGMSFIPLLRGFRTNGGRDLMLVGLVNPGALSNFQYLTLESLSYDAVIASDDGQVLASSAPAAALVGRRIDNLPVFHSYLPHRDFASYIGQGVLGSDRILAFRASRDKPLVAIVEEPYAMAQDRWLQEAQSMLGIGLAAVLLALGLTATAWRGLRAREAAQRSMNLAQRKIAQSQHDLAVLISSVQELIFRTDAHGVITYANARWDTISGRSPSHAVGQTLPDIVDSVSRNEVVAMLDTESTAQARTCQALIRSADGRHLLFELAVVPLISEGRIAGFAGSAVDVTGRWEAQLKLQAQLAFQNLLLETTPLPMSLTDKDHCVVLVNRAWEEYKGRGRALVIGERLHAFLPPDEANVVVEANQRLLMQGGKMTLETRLLHGDGTHRDARVFKAALTDEMGHATGVLSILMDVTDFRMAERAIQEARTAAEEASRTKSEFVANMSHELRTPLQSIIGFAELGALRSPADARLAGMFTDIHSSGQRMLTLVNDLLDVAKIESTVGTFHLERTDLRGLIRSVAREFDPLLARHRLYLHLELPDLPLVAKADPLRFQQVMRNVLANAVKFSPGGSTIELRGFMDGLGQIHIEIEDSGPGVPEEELERIFEAFMQSSKTRDGSGGTGLGLAICRKIVEAFGGRIHASNTAQGSVFHIVLPARGASETTPAPLTSTV; from the coding sequence ATGACGATGAAACGCCGCGCTCCCTCCCCACCCTCCCTCGCGGCGGAACCGGCGCTGCGCTTTCGCGGGCTGCCTGCCAGTGGCCTCGTGCTGGCCGCCGGCGTGGCGGCCGCGCTGCTGGCGGCGGCCGCGATGGCCCTGCTCGCCGTGAACGACATGCGTGCGACGATGACCGCCAGCCAGGTGCAGGCCCAGTTGCTGGCCCGCATCATCGAAGACCAGGCCGCCCGCACGTTCGATGCCGGCGACATGGCGCTGGGCGTGCTCGCGCATTCGCAGGCACTGACCGATGCCCCCACCAGCACGCAGGCCATGGAGGTCGCGATGCGGCAGGTGCTGGCCGGGCTGCCCTTCATGCGCGGCGTGGCGGTGGTGGACACCAAGGGCCTGGTGGTCGCCAGCACCGTCACCGGCGAGGCGGGTACCTTCATCGACGTCACGGGCCTGGGGCCCTGGGTGGAGGAAGAACGCCAGCGCATCGGCCCGCTGGTGCCGGGCCGCAGCCTGGGCAGCCTGCGCCGCACCACGCCCCCCGACGTGGCCCCGGCGGGCATGTCGTTCATTCCGCTGCTGCGCGGTTTTCGCACCAACGGCGGTCGGGACCTGATGCTCGTGGGGCTGGTCAATCCCGGTGCGCTGTCCAACTTCCAGTACCTCACCCTGGAATCCCTGAGCTACGACGCGGTGATCGCCAGCGACGACGGCCAGGTGCTGGCCAGTTCCGCGCCCGCCGCTGCCCTGGTCGGCCGGCGGATCGACAACCTGCCCGTCTTCCACAGCTACCTGCCCCACCGCGACTTCGCCAGCTACATCGGCCAGGGCGTGCTGGGCAGCGACCGCATCCTGGCCTTTCGCGCCTCGCGCGACAAGCCACTGGTGGCGATCGTGGAGGAGCCCTACGCGATGGCACAGGACCGGTGGCTGCAGGAGGCCCAGAGCATGCTCGGCATCGGCCTGGCCGCCGTGCTGCTCGCCCTCGGACTGACCGCGACCGCCTGGCGCGGCCTGCGAGCGCGCGAGGCCGCGCAGCGCTCGATGAACCTCGCGCAGCGAAAGATCGCGCAGAGCCAGCACGATCTGGCGGTGCTCATCAGCAGCGTGCAGGAACTGATCTTCCGCACTGATGCGCACGGCGTCATCACCTATGCCAACGCGCGGTGGGACACGATCAGCGGGCGCAGCCCCTCGCATGCCGTGGGGCAGACACTGCCGGACATCGTGGACTCGGTCAGCCGCAACGAGGTCGTGGCCATGCTCGACACCGAATCCACGGCGCAGGCGCGCACCTGCCAGGCGCTGATCCGCAGCGCCGATGGCCGCCACCTGCTGTTCGAGCTGGCGGTGGTACCGCTCATCAGCGAAGGGCGCATCGCCGGCTTCGCCGGCAGCGCGGTGGACGTGACCGGGCGCTGGGAGGCGCAGCTCAAGCTGCAGGCCCAGCTGGCCTTCCAGAACCTGCTGCTCGAAACCACGCCCCTGCCCATGTCCCTGACCGACAAGGACCATTGCGTGGTGCTCGTGAACCGCGCCTGGGAGGAATACAAGGGCCGGGGCCGCGCGCTGGTGATCGGCGAGCGGCTGCATGCCTTCCTGCCGCCGGACGAGGCCAACGTCGTGGTGGAGGCCAACCAGCGCCTGCTGATGCAGGGCGGCAAGATGACGCTGGAGACCCGGCTGCTGCACGGCGACGGCACCCACCGCGACGCCCGCGTCTTCAAGGCAGCGCTGACCGACGAGATGGGCCACGCCACCGGCGTGCTGAGCATCCTGATGGACGTGACCGACTTCCGCATGGCCGAGCGCGCCATCCAGGAGGCGCGCACCGCGGCCGAGGAGGCCTCGCGCACCAAGTCCGAGTTCGTGGCCAACATGAGCCACGAGCTGCGCACGCCGCTGCAGTCGATCATCGGGTTCGCCGAGCTGGGCGCGCTGCGCAGCCCGGCCGATGCGCGGCTGGCCGGCATGTTCACCGACATCCACTCCTCAGGGCAGCGCATGCTCACGCTGGTCAACGACCTGCTGGACGTGGCCAAGATCGAAAGCACGGTGGGTACCTTCCACCTGGAGCGCACCGACCTGCGCGGGCTCATCCGCTCGGTCGCGCGGGAGTTCGACCCCCTGCTCGCCCGGCACCGGCTGTACCTGCATCTGGAGCTGCCGGATCTGCCGCTGGTCGCCAAGGCCGATCCGCTGCGGTTCCAGCAGGTCATGCGCAACGTGCTGGCGAACGCGGTCAAGTTCTCGCCCGGGGGCTCGACCATCGAGCTGCGCGGCTTCATGGACGGCCTGGGGCAGATCCACATCGAGATCGAAGACAGCGGCCCGGGCGTGCCCGAGGAAGAGCTCGAGCGCATCTTCGAGGCCTTCATGCAGTCGAGCAAGACGCGCGACGGCTCGGGCGGCACCGGCCTGGGCCTGGCCATCTGCCGCAAGATCGTCGAGGCCTTCGGCGGGCGCATCCATGCGAGCAACACGGCCCAGGGCAGCGTGTTTCACATCGTCCTGCCGGCACGCGGTGCGTCCGAAACCACACCGGCGCCGCTGACCTCCACGGTGTAG
- a CDS encoding SDR family oxidoreductase, translating into MDLGIAGKWALVCGASKGLGYGCAEALVREGVNVVINARNAEALDQAAAQLLAAAANESATLAHKHPQPVVLAVAADITTPEGRAAALSVEGGPGAAFDIVVTNAGGPPPGDFRDWDRDAWIKAVDANMLTPIELIKATVDGMAARGFGRIVNITSSAVKAPIDILGLSNGARSGLTGFVAGASRSSIAAKGVTINNLLPGKFDTDRLSANIQATVQKTGKSEDDVRRAHQAAIPAGRYGTPQEFGAICAFLCSVQAGYLTGQNVLADGGAFPGTF; encoded by the coding sequence ATGGACCTGGGTATTGCCGGTAAATGGGCGTTGGTGTGCGGCGCCAGCAAGGGATTGGGGTATGGCTGCGCCGAGGCGCTGGTGCGTGAGGGCGTGAACGTGGTGATCAACGCCCGCAACGCCGAGGCGCTGGATCAGGCTGCGGCGCAGTTGCTGGCCGCGGCGGCCAACGAGTCGGCCACGCTGGCGCACAAGCACCCGCAGCCGGTCGTGCTGGCCGTGGCGGCGGACATCACCACGCCCGAGGGCCGGGCCGCAGCGCTCTCGGTGGAGGGCGGGCCCGGGGCGGCGTTCGACATCGTGGTCACCAACGCGGGCGGCCCGCCGCCGGGCGACTTCCGCGACTGGGACCGCGATGCCTGGATCAAGGCGGTGGATGCCAACATGCTCACGCCGATCGAGCTGATCAAGGCCACGGTGGACGGCATGGCGGCACGGGGCTTCGGGCGCATCGTCAACATCACGTCGAGCGCGGTGAAGGCGCCCATCGACATCCTGGGCCTGTCCAACGGCGCGCGCAGCGGCCTCACGGGCTTCGTGGCGGGCGCCTCGCGCAGCTCCATTGCGGCGAAGGGCGTGACGATCAACAACCTGCTGCCGGGCAAGTTCGACACCGATCGCCTGTCGGCCAACATCCAGGCGACCGTCCAGAAGACCGGCAAGAGCGAAGACGATGTGCGCCGCGCGCACCAGGCGGCCATTCCGGCCGGCCGCTACGGCACGCCGCAGGAATTCGGTGCGATCTGCGCGTTCCTGTGCAGCGTGCAGGCGGGCTACCTGACGGGGCAGAACGTGCTGGCCGACGGCGGGGCGTTTCCGGGCACGTTCTGA
- a CDS encoding nucleoside deaminase, translating to MNMPASPACELPEEVPLAPRDGLYLRRAIALADQARARGNRPFGAVIVGADDRILAEAWNANGETGDCTAHAETSAVRLASPHHPREAFAQATLYSSGEPCVMCAGAIFWANIGRVVYGIDAVRLRAFRGERLDQRDAELSCRDVFAASSHAIECIGPALIEESSASHRGAWKA from the coding sequence ATGAACATGCCTGCTTCCCCCGCTTGCGAACTGCCCGAGGAAGTCCCCCTCGCCCCGCGCGACGGCCTGTACCTGCGCCGCGCCATCGCCCTCGCCGACCAGGCCCGCGCGCGCGGCAACCGACCGTTCGGCGCCGTCATCGTGGGTGCGGACGACCGCATCCTGGCCGAGGCCTGGAACGCCAACGGCGAAACGGGCGACTGCACCGCGCATGCCGAGACCTCGGCCGTGCGGCTGGCCAGCCCGCACCATCCGCGCGAAGCCTTCGCGCAGGCCACGCTGTATTCGTCCGGCGAGCCCTGCGTGATGTGCGCCGGCGCGATCTTCTGGGCCAACATCGGTCGCGTGGTGTACGGCATCGACGCCGTGCGGCTGCGCGCCTTTCGCGGCGAGCGGCTGGACCAGCGCGACGCTGAGCTGTCGTGCCGCGACGTGTTCGCGGCCTCGTCCCATGCCATCGAATGCATCGGCCCGGCGCTGATCGAGGAGTCCTCGGCCTCGCACCGGGGCGCATGGAAAGCCTGA
- a CDS encoding urease accessory protein UreD has protein sequence MTWHAHLQLDYRREAERTVARFEHGGPLRILQSLYPEGDAVCHNVLVHPPGGLVGGDTLDIRTTVAAGAHGLVTTPGATRFYRSTGAPALQRTHAVLAPGARLEWLPLEALCYNACQAENRLTLEVAPGAECLGWDVTALGLPHAGQPFESGRFTQHIEVPGVWLERGHIDAADRLLLDGPLGLAGHRCMASVFFIAGEALTRERREGALDAARAAIDSHPLAATAGATSPHPNVVVVRVLAPVVEPAMGLLQAVWAAWRAQCWGMAAQRPRTWSV, from the coding sequence ATGACCTGGCACGCCCACCTGCAACTGGACTACCGCCGAGAGGCCGAGCGCACGGTGGCGCGCTTCGAACACGGCGGCCCGCTGCGCATCCTGCAAAGCCTGTACCCCGAAGGCGATGCGGTGTGCCACAACGTGCTGGTGCATCCGCCCGGCGGTTTGGTGGGGGGCGACACGCTGGACATCCGCACCACCGTCGCGGCCGGCGCGCACGGCCTGGTCACCACCCCCGGCGCCACGCGCTTTTACCGATCCACCGGTGCCCCCGCCTTGCAGCGCACGCACGCCGTTCTGGCGCCCGGCGCGCGGCTCGAATGGCTGCCGCTCGAAGCCCTTTGCTACAACGCCTGCCAGGCCGAGAACCGGCTCACGCTGGAGGTGGCCCCGGGCGCCGAATGCCTGGGCTGGGACGTCACCGCGCTCGGGCTGCCCCACGCAGGGCAACCGTTCGAATCGGGCCGCTTCACCCAACACATCGAGGTGCCGGGCGTGTGGCTGGAGCGCGGCCACATCGACGCGGCGGACCGGCTGCTGCTCGACGGCCCGCTGGGCCTGGCGGGGCACCGCTGCATGGCGTCGGTCTTCTTCATCGCCGGCGAAGCCCTGACGCGGGAGCGGCGCGAAGGCGCGCTGGACGCCGCCCGCGCCGCCATCGACTCACACCCGCTGGCCGCCACGGCCGGCGCCACCAGCCCCCATCCGAACGTGGTGGTGGTGCGGGTGCTCGCGCCCGTGGTGGAACCCGCCATGGGCCTGCTGCAGGCCGTGTGGGCGGCTTGGCGTGCACAGTGCTGGGGCATGGCGGCGCAGCGGCCGCGCACCTGGTCGGTGTAG
- a CDS encoding ABC transporter substrate-binding protein: protein MQRRRFLATSATTLLSATLAAPAVHAQGKATTALKFTLDFRVTSQTAPFFLAAANGYYKDEGLDVGIDVGSGSVASITRVASGAYDLGLGDISALAEFHAQNADAPVQAIYQYYNRAPFVIIGRKDRGVTTDFQSLKGKRVAAAAVESTRRSWPMVARQLNTSPDLFQWVTTDFSARDNVMVRGDVDAATYFHDSAVSLFTRMPPQDLAVIEYGKTGLNLYGNAILAGRLLQERPDVARAFLRATNRALRETLSNPDAAMAAIKAREPILNMDMERARWAITRQYLATAETQAIGLGSVNPEVLTRQIDEIATTFGLARKPAAERVFNPAFLPAAADRKVPA, encoded by the coding sequence ATGCAACGCCGCCGATTCCTCGCCACCTCCGCCACCACCCTCCTGTCCGCCACCCTGGCCGCGCCCGCCGTGCACGCCCAGGGCAAGGCCACCACAGCGCTCAAGTTCACCCTCGACTTCCGCGTGACCAGCCAGACCGCGCCGTTCTTCCTGGCCGCCGCCAACGGCTACTACAAGGACGAAGGGCTGGACGTGGGCATCGACGTGGGCTCGGGCTCCGTGGCCTCGATCACGCGCGTGGCCAGCGGGGCCTACGACCTGGGGCTGGGCGACATCAGCGCGCTGGCCGAGTTCCACGCGCAGAACGCCGACGCGCCGGTGCAGGCCATCTACCAGTACTACAACCGCGCGCCCTTCGTCATCATCGGCCGCAAGGACCGCGGCGTGACCACCGACTTCCAGTCGCTCAAGGGTAAGCGCGTGGCCGCCGCCGCCGTGGAATCCACGCGCCGCAGCTGGCCCATGGTGGCGCGCCAGCTCAACACCAGCCCCGACCTGTTCCAGTGGGTGACCACCGACTTCAGCGCGCGCGACAACGTGATGGTGCGCGGCGACGTGGACGCGGCCACCTACTTCCACGACTCGGCCGTGTCCCTGTTCACCCGCATGCCGCCGCAGGACCTGGCGGTGATCGAGTACGGCAAGACCGGGCTCAACCTCTACGGCAACGCCATCCTGGCCGGCCGGCTGCTGCAGGAGCGGCCCGACGTGGCGCGGGCCTTCCTGCGCGCCACGAACCGGGCGCTGCGCGAGACGCTCTCCAACCCCGATGCGGCGATGGCCGCCATCAAGGCGCGCGAGCCCATCCTGAACATGGACATGGAACGCGCCCGCTGGGCCATCACGCGGCAATACCTCGCCACGGCCGAAACGCAGGCCATCGGCCTGGGCAGCGTGAACCCCGAGGTGCTCACGCGGCAGATCGACGAGATCGCCACCACCTTCGGCCTGGCCCGCAAGCCGGCGGCCGAGCGCGTGTTCAACCCGGCGTTCCTGCCCGCTGCGGCCGACCGCAAGGTGCCGGCCTGA
- a CDS encoding tlde1 domain-containing protein, giving the protein MSDPYALERSRPHAPGCLQSKIALQFDGKVLRGTGTQSVLALPAVSGKPKNGHFDYSTEWQKTRNAGPIPEGDYWIQPSEMWSNNWLKNLYRSPRAAWGNFRLTIHPYPDTETYGRGGFFIHGGSTPGSAGCIDLTVHIDKFVEKLKSELGGLPECYIPLTVRYPPQ; this is encoded by the coding sequence ATGTCCGATCCCTACGCCCTGGAGCGCAGCCGACCCCACGCCCCCGGATGCCTGCAATCGAAAATCGCACTGCAATTCGACGGAAAAGTCCTGCGCGGCACGGGCACGCAATCCGTCCTCGCGCTGCCCGCCGTGTCCGGCAAGCCCAAGAACGGCCACTTCGACTACTCCACCGAATGGCAGAAGACCCGCAACGCCGGGCCCATCCCCGAAGGGGACTACTGGATCCAGCCGTCCGAGATGTGGTCCAACAACTGGCTCAAGAACCTGTACCGCTCGCCGCGTGCGGCCTGGGGCAACTTCCGCCTGACCATCCACCCCTATCCGGACACCGAGACCTACGGGCGCGGCGGCTTCTTCATCCACGGCGGCTCGACGCCGGGCAGCGCCGGATGCATCGACCTGACCGTGCACATCGACAAGTTCGTCGAAAAGCTCAAGAGCGAACTGGGAGGCCTTCCCGAATGCTACATACCGCTCACCGTCCGCTACCCGCCCCAATGA
- a CDS encoding response regulator, translating into MATSAPEISDVTDHCTTLEVAKLLGMAVRSVQLMVDRGELQAWKTPGGHRRISRASVQQWLQGNKAAPAQPHNRRADDARTGAGTEAGAPKKPLLLLIEDSTHFQNLIQLIVQQQFPELGLQVADDGIAGLALYGQLQPDILIVDILLPGLDGATLITTLRSHPQFARSELIVVTSLDESQRAPYAFALQGVAVIHKPRLVAELPGALQACLETLRHG; encoded by the coding sequence ATGGCAACATCTGCTCCTGAGATCTCCGACGTGACCGATCACTGCACCACCCTGGAGGTGGCCAAGCTGCTCGGCATGGCCGTTCGATCCGTTCAACTCATGGTGGATCGCGGGGAGCTTCAAGCCTGGAAGACGCCCGGCGGGCACCGGCGCATTTCCCGCGCATCCGTGCAGCAATGGCTGCAGGGCAACAAGGCCGCCCCAGCGCAGCCGCACAACCGCCGGGCGGACGACGCCCGGACCGGGGCCGGAACCGAGGCCGGCGCGCCGAAAAAGCCCCTGTTGCTGCTCATCGAGGATTCGACGCACTTCCAGAACCTCATCCAGCTCATCGTGCAGCAGCAGTTTCCGGAACTGGGGCTGCAGGTGGCCGATGACGGCATCGCCGGGCTGGCCCTGTACGGGCAGCTGCAGCCGGACATCCTCATCGTGGACATCCTGCTGCCCGGCCTGGATGGCGCGACCCTGATCACCACGCTGCGGTCCCATCCCCAGTTCGCGCGCAGCGAGCTGATCGTGGTGACCTCGCTCGACGAATCGCAACGCGCGCCCTATGCCTTCGCCCTGCAGGGCGTGGCCGTCATCCACAAGCCCCGGCTGGTCGCCGAATTGCCCGGGGCGCTGCAGGCCTGCCTGGAAACGCTGCGCCATGGATGA
- a CDS encoding ABC transporter substrate-binding protein, protein MKRIVLSLSLLSGACLAAWPAVQAGPVSDRVRSTGVLRVCIWPDYYGVTYRHPRTRELKGIDIDLSAELAKDLGARLEYVDSSFPSLVADLTSRRCDVAMSAIAVTPQRQQVLDFTQPYLHSDVYAITTKNNAVVTQWSDIDQPGVRVGVQQGTLTGPIMAAQLQHARVVPVDAPATREQELISGRVDVFMTNYFYSRQLLDNANWAKLLVPAHSIQVVPYAYAVRPGDGAWLRQMEDFVVRIKRDGRLKAAAEKNGLGQVIEP, encoded by the coding sequence ATGAAGCGGATCGTCCTTTCCCTCTCGCTGCTTTCTGGGGCCTGCCTGGCCGCCTGGCCGGCGGTGCAGGCCGGGCCAGTGTCCGATCGGGTGCGCTCGACCGGGGTCTTGCGGGTCTGCATCTGGCCCGACTACTACGGCGTGACCTACCGCCATCCCCGCACGCGCGAGCTGAAGGGCATCGACATCGACCTGTCGGCCGAACTCGCGAAAGACCTGGGCGCGCGCCTGGAGTACGTGGATTCCTCCTTTCCATCCCTGGTGGCCGACCTCACCAGCCGCCGGTGCGACGTGGCCATGTCCGCCATCGCCGTGACCCCGCAGCGCCAGCAGGTGCTGGATTTCACGCAGCCCTACCTGCACAGCGACGTGTACGCCATCACCACCAAGAACAATGCCGTGGTCACGCAATGGTCCGACATCGACCAGCCCGGCGTGCGGGTCGGCGTGCAGCAAGGCACCCTGACGGGGCCGATCATGGCGGCGCAGTTGCAGCATGCGAGGGTGGTGCCGGTCGACGCGCCCGCCACGCGCGAGCAGGAGCTCATCTCCGGCCGCGTGGATGTGTTCATGACCAACTACTTCTACAGCCGCCAGTTGCTGGACAACGCCAACTGGGCCAAGCTCCTCGTGCCGGCGCATTCGATCCAGGTCGTGCCCTACGCCTACGCGGTGCGGCCCGGCGATGGTGCCTGGCTCCGGCAGATGGAGGATTTCGTGGTCCGCATCAAGCGCGACGGCCGGCTCAAGGCCGCCGCGGAAAAGAACGGCCTCGGCCAGGTGATCGAGCCCTGA